A genomic region of Deinococcus ruber contains the following coding sequences:
- a CDS encoding Imm10 family immunity protein — protein sequence MVVRFNARAVSTLNLDDLNTFLIALADDADEPTCTLELQKALEVDVDDPDSDTYCLVMNGAGTSYGGIDRCHLIDTCVIWGQVSLGL from the coding sequence ATGGTTGTTCGCTTCAATGCACGGGCAGTCTCTACCCTGAACCTCGATGACCTGAATACCTTCTTGATCGCCCTCGCAGATGACGCGGACGAGCCGACCTGCACACTTGAACTCCAGAAGGCGCTGGAGGTGGACGTCGACGACCCGGACTCCGATACATACTGCCTGGTCATGAATGGGGCAGGCACGTCCTATGGCGGCATTGACCGCTGCCACCTTATTGATACCTGCGTAATTTGGGGACAGGTTAGCCTGGGGCTATGA